A stretch of the Desulforamulus ferrireducens genome encodes the following:
- the ilvB gene encoding biosynthetic-type acetolactate synthase large subunit, whose translation MEITCAEALVRCLEMEGVELIFGYPGGAILPVYDALNNSRIKHILTRHEQGAVFGASGYARVTGKVGVCMATSGPGATNLVTGLANAYMDSIPLVAITGQVSTTQVGTDAFQEVDITGITMPITKHNYLVKDAKMLPMIVKRAFHIASTGRQGPVLIDLPRDVAETLIDFKYPESVELMGYKPTVKGHPAQINQAARLMMEAQRPVIYVGGGVVNGEAAEELLWLAETIDAPVVSTLMGLGAFPGDHPLYVGMLGLHGNKAANLAVTECDLLITLGARFDDRVTGRISGFAPQARVIHVDIDPAEISKNVLSHLPIVGDTKNVLQALLVRLEKKQNPAWRETVARWKEEFAPRYRERAGYLKPQYIIEEIYRHTGGNCIVATDVGQHQMWAAQHFTFKRPRQFVTSGGLGAMGFGLPSAIGAQIGKPAETVVLVTGDGSFQMTLNELATAAEQGLPLKIFVLNNRRLGMVRQLQEFYCEKRYMAVDFSFVPSFADLGKVYGFTGITVTNQAELQAALETAFNKPGPVLVDCAIDPVENVMPMVLAGRDISDALDYE comes from the coding sequence TTGGAAATTACCTGCGCCGAAGCGTTGGTTCGCTGCCTGGAAATGGAGGGCGTGGAATTAATCTTTGGTTATCCCGGTGGTGCTATCCTCCCTGTCTACGATGCCTTAAATAACAGCAGGATCAAGCACATTTTAACGCGGCACGAACAGGGGGCTGTCTTTGGAGCCAGTGGCTATGCCAGGGTGACAGGCAAAGTGGGGGTCTGTATGGCCACCTCCGGTCCCGGTGCCACCAATCTGGTCACTGGTTTGGCCAATGCCTATATGGACTCCATTCCCCTGGTGGCCATTACAGGTCAGGTGTCTACCACCCAGGTGGGTACCGATGCCTTTCAGGAAGTTGATATTACCGGCATTACCATGCCCATCACCAAACACAATTACTTAGTAAAAGATGCCAAAATGCTGCCCATGATTGTTAAAAGAGCCTTTCATATTGCCAGCACGGGCAGGCAGGGACCGGTCTTAATTGACTTACCCAGGGATGTGGCCGAAACCCTGATTGATTTCAAATACCCTGAGTCCGTTGAGCTGATGGGCTATAAACCCACGGTCAAGGGACACCCGGCACAGATTAATCAGGCGGCCCGGCTCATGATGGAAGCCCAGCGCCCGGTAATTTATGTGGGTGGCGGTGTGGTTAACGGCGAGGCAGCGGAAGAGCTGCTATGGCTGGCAGAAACCATTGATGCGCCGGTGGTTTCCACCCTTATGGGCTTAGGAGCCTTCCCGGGGGATCATCCCCTCTATGTAGGGATGTTGGGTCTGCATGGCAACAAGGCAGCCAATCTGGCTGTCACCGAATGTGATCTGCTGATAACCCTGGGAGCCAGATTTGATGATCGGGTTACCGGCCGCATCAGTGGTTTTGCTCCCCAGGCACGGGTGATTCACGTGGATATTGACCCGGCGGAAATCAGTAAAAACGTGCTTTCCCACCTGCCCATCGTGGGGGATACCAAGAATGTTTTGCAAGCCCTACTGGTGCGTTTGGAGAAAAAACAAAACCCGGCCTGGCGGGAAACCGTTGCCCGGTGGAAAGAGGAGTTCGCGCCCCGCTACCGGGAGCGGGCAGGTTACCTCAAGCCGCAATATATAATAGAAGAAATTTATCGACACACCGGGGGTAACTGTATTGTAGCCACCGATGTGGGCCAGCACCAAATGTGGGCGGCGCAACATTTTACCTTTAAAAGACCCCGGCAATTTGTTACCTCCGGGGGATTAGGGGCTATGGGCTTTGGTCTGCCCAGTGCCATTGGGGCGCAAATTGGCAAACCGGCAGAAACAGTGGTACTGGTTACTGGCGACGGCAGTTTCCAAATGACCCTTAACGAACTTGCCACCGCTGCTGAGCAAGGACTGCCCCTGAAAATATTTGTGCTCAACAACCGACGTCTAGGCATGGTACGCCAACTGCAAGAATTCTACTGTGAGAAGCGCTACATGGCGGTGGATTTTAGCTTTGTGCCCAGCTTTGCAGATTTAGGTAAAGTATACGGTTTTACCGGCATTACTGTGACTAACCAGGCAGAACTGCAGGCTGCACTGGAGACAGCCTTTAACAAACCAGGGCCGGTATTGGTGGACTGTGCCATCGACCCTGTGGAAAATGTTATGCCCATGGTTTTGGCGGGCAGAGACATTAGTGACGCTTTGGATTACGAATAA
- a CDS encoding 2-isopropylmalate synthase: MSNRVYIFDTTLRDGEQSPGVSLNINEKLQIARQLVRLGVDIIEAGFPITSPGDFAAVQAVAREVRGITVAGLARANFKDIDRAYEALKEAEQARIHTFIATSDIHLKYKLRKDREQVLEAAVAAVKHAKKYTSDVEFSAEDASRSDIDYLSRVFAEVIKAGATVINIPDTVGYTTPEEYAQFIRSIMEKTPGIEKAIVSVHCHDDLGLAVANSLAAVGAGARQVEGTINGIGERAGNAALEEVVMGLYTRKDRFGLTTGFNTKEIYRTSRLVSSLTGMPVQPNKAVVGKNAFAHESGIHQDGVLKERTTYEIMNPEMLGISSNNLVLGKHSGRHAFRERLSELGFELSDEELNLAFARFKALADKKKEITDQDLQALVEDEIRQIPETYVLEYFHISSGTSVVPTATVGLRVGGERKEDAACGDGPVDAIYKTIDKITGLSCTLVLYAINAITGGTDALGDVTVKLRCEGREKVYTGRGVSTDVLEASAKAYVNAVNKLMYDIH, encoded by the coding sequence GTGAGTAACCGGGTGTACATCTTTGATACTACCCTGCGGGACGGCGAACAGTCCCCGGGTGTTAGTCTAAATATCAATGAGAAACTACAGATTGCCAGGCAACTGGTACGCCTGGGTGTGGATATCATTGAAGCTGGGTTCCCCATTACCTCCCCTGGAGATTTCGCCGCGGTGCAAGCGGTGGCCAGAGAGGTGCGAGGGATAACCGTAGCCGGCTTGGCACGGGCCAACTTTAAGGATATTGACAGAGCTTACGAAGCACTTAAGGAAGCCGAGCAGGCCCGCATCCATACCTTTATTGCCACTTCGGATATTCATTTAAAATATAAATTGCGCAAGGATCGGGAACAGGTACTGGAAGCCGCTGTGGCGGCAGTAAAGCATGCTAAAAAGTATACCTCCGATGTGGAGTTCTCCGCTGAGGATGCCTCCCGCTCGGATATCGATTACCTGAGCCGCGTCTTTGCCGAGGTCATCAAAGCGGGAGCCACGGTCATTAATATACCTGATACAGTGGGTTATACCACCCCGGAGGAATATGCCCAGTTTATCCGTTCCATTATGGAGAAAACACCGGGCATTGAAAAGGCCATTGTCAGCGTACACTGCCACGATGACCTGGGGTTGGCGGTGGCCAACTCCCTGGCAGCGGTGGGTGCCGGTGCCCGTCAGGTGGAGGGTACCATCAACGGTATTGGTGAAAGGGCGGGTAACGCCGCTCTGGAGGAAGTGGTGATGGGACTATACACCAGGAAGGATCGTTTTGGACTGACCACCGGTTTTAACACTAAAGAAATTTACCGTACCAGCCGTTTAGTTAGCTCGCTGACTGGTATGCCGGTGCAGCCCAACAAGGCGGTGGTGGGTAAGAACGCCTTTGCCCATGAATCCGGCATTCATCAGGATGGCGTGCTGAAGGAACGCACCACCTACGAAATTATGAACCCGGAAATGCTGGGTATTTCCTCCAACAACCTGGTGCTGGGCAAACATTCCGGCCGTCATGCCTTCCGGGAACGCCTGTCCGAATTGGGTTTCGAACTGAGCGACGAAGAACTAAACCTGGCCTTTGCCCGCTTTAAGGCTCTGGCTGACAAAAAGAAAGAAATTACCGACCAGGATTTGCAAGCCCTGGTGGAGGATGAAATCAGACAAATTCCTGAGACCTATGTCTTGGAATACTTCCATATCTCCAGCGGTACCTCGGTAGTACCTACGGCCACCGTGGGATTAAGGGTAGGCGGGGAGCGCAAGGAGGACGCCGCTTGCGGCGATGGTCCGGTGGATGCCATCTATAAAACCATTGATAAAATTACCGGCCTTTCCTGCACCCTGGTTCTTTACGCCATCAACGCCATTACCGGTGGCACAGATGCTCTGGGTGACGTAACGGTCAAACTCCGCTGCGAGGGTCGGGAAAAAGTCTACACCGGTCGGGGCGTCAGTACCGACGTTTTGGAAGCCTCGGCCAAGGCCTATGTCAATGCGGTAAATAAGCTAATGTACGATATACATTGA
- the leuC gene encoding 3-isopropylmalate dehydratase large subunit: MPMTITEKILAAAAGKDSVKPGELINARVDLVLGNDITAPVAIKEFQKIGVNRVWDKERVALVPDHFTPNKDIKSAEQAKLVRDFAHEQELTNYFEVGRMGIEHCLLPEQGLVGPGDVIIGADSHTCTYGALGAFATGVGSTDLAAAMALGETWFKVPESIKFVYHGQLNKWVGGKDLILYTIGQIGVDGALYKAMEFTGEAIRQLSMDGRFTMCNMAIEAGGKNGIIEPDEITRQYVEGRTKRPYTFYTSDPDAVYSQVYEFDTSKIEPMVAFPHLPENARPVSQAGRVEIDQAVIGSCTNGRMEDLRLAAAVLQGKKVHKRVRLIVIPGTQEIYRQAMREGLLEIFLDAGAVVSTPTCGPCLGGHMGILAKGERCIATTNRNFVGRMGHPESEVYLANPAVAAASAVSGRISHPEEVL; this comes from the coding sequence GTGCCAATGACCATAACAGAAAAAATTTTGGCTGCGGCGGCAGGCAAGGACAGCGTCAAACCTGGGGAGCTAATTAATGCCAGGGTAGATTTAGTACTGGGGAACGATATTACAGCTCCGGTGGCTATTAAAGAATTTCAAAAGATTGGTGTAAACAGGGTTTGGGATAAAGAACGGGTTGCCCTGGTGCCAGACCATTTCACCCCCAACAAGGACATCAAATCTGCCGAACAGGCTAAACTGGTACGGGACTTTGCCCATGAGCAGGAGCTGACAAACTATTTTGAAGTAGGTCGCATGGGTATTGAACACTGCCTGTTACCGGAACAGGGGCTGGTGGGACCGGGGGATGTTATTATTGGAGCCGACTCCCACACCTGCACCTATGGTGCCCTGGGTGCTTTTGCCACCGGGGTCGGCAGCACCGATTTGGCAGCGGCCATGGCCCTGGGAGAAACCTGGTTTAAAGTACCGGAATCCATTAAGTTTGTCTACCATGGCCAACTGAACAAATGGGTGGGGGGCAAAGACCTAATTCTCTACACCATTGGCCAAATCGGTGTGGATGGTGCTTTGTATAAGGCCATGGAGTTTACCGGGGAGGCCATTCGCCAACTCTCCATGGATGGCCGCTTTACCATGTGCAACATGGCCATTGAGGCCGGCGGTAAAAACGGTATTATCGAGCCGGACGAAATTACCCGCCAGTATGTAGAAGGGCGTACCAAAAGGCCTTATACCTTCTATACCAGCGACCCGGATGCAGTCTACTCTCAGGTTTATGAGTTTGACACTTCGAAAATAGAGCCCATGGTGGCCTTTCCCCACCTGCCGGAAAATGCTCGTCCGGTTAGCCAAGCCGGCAGGGTGGAGATTGATCAAGCAGTGATTGGTTCCTGTACCAACGGCAGAATGGAAGATTTGCGTTTAGCGGCGGCAGTTCTGCAAGGGAAGAAGGTGCATAAAAGGGTTCGCTTAATCGTTATTCCCGGTACCCAGGAAATTTATCGCCAGGCTATGCGGGAAGGCCTCTTGGAAATCTTCCTGGATGCCGGTGCGGTGGTCAGCACCCCCACCTGTGGTCCCTGTCTGGGTGGCCACATGGGCATTTTGGCCAAGGGCGAACGCTGTATTGCCACCACTAACCGCAACTTCGTGGGCCGGATGGGCCATCCCGAAAGCGAAGTTTACCTGGCCAATCCAGCAGTGGCAGCGGCCAGCGCTGTGAGCGGTCGGATTAGCCATCCCGAGGAGGTGCTGTGA
- a CDS encoding 3-isopropylmalate dehydratase small subunit, translated as MKLQGKAWKFGHDVDTDLIIAARYLNSSDPAELARHCMEDADPTFAGKVQAGDMILAGKNFGCGSSREHAPIAIKAAGVSCVIAKSFARIFYRNAFNIGLPIFECPAAIDEVKEGETLEVDAATGSIKNLTTGKEYQAVPIPDFMRQIIDAGGLISYVQRRVKENV; from the coding sequence ATGAAACTACAAGGAAAGGCCTGGAAGTTTGGCCATGATGTTGATACAGACTTAATTATTGCGGCACGCTACCTGAATAGCTCCGATCCGGCGGAATTGGCCCGCCACTGTATGGAAGATGCCGACCCGACATTTGCCGGCAAGGTACAGGCAGGGGACATGATTCTGGCGGGCAAAAACTTTGGTTGCGGCAGTTCCCGGGAGCATGCTCCCATTGCCATTAAAGCGGCCGGTGTATCCTGTGTGATAGCCAAATCCTTTGCCCGCATTTTTTATCGCAATGCCTTTAACATTGGTTTACCCATCTTTGAATGTCCGGCAGCCATTGACGAAGTAAAGGAAGGGGAGACCCTGGAGGTGGATGCTGCCACAGGTAGCATTAAGAACCTGACCACCGGTAAGGAATATCAGGCCGTGCCTATACCGGACTTTATGCGGCAAATTATCGATGCCGGTGGTCTCATCAGCTATGTCCAAAGGAGGGTAAAGGAAAATGTATAA
- the leuB gene encoding 3-isopropylmalate dehydrogenase: MYKIALLPGDGIGPEIVPQAVRVLKAVGQRFDREFQCETALIGGAAYDATGHPLPEETLRLCQASDAIILGAVGGPKWDNLEPHLRPERGALLPLRKQLGLYANLRPATVNFALADASPLKYDLVAGLDILIIRELTGGLYFGEKRREDLPGGGQKAVETLEYSTEEVERVVRLAFTMAQKRGKKLTSVDKANVLESSRLWREVVEELAKEYPDVELNHMLVDNCAMQLVRHPKQFDVMVTENMFGDILTDLASQLTGSIGMLPSASIGGQVALYEPIHGSAPDIAGKNIANPIATILSVAMMLRISFQLEEEAAAIERAVDSVLQQGYRTGDIMQPGKIRLGTVEMTDAIIRELGEQAQ; this comes from the coding sequence ATGTATAAAATTGCCCTCTTACCCGGGGACGGTATTGGGCCGGAAATCGTACCCCAGGCTGTACGGGTACTTAAGGCAGTGGGACAGCGATTTGACAGAGAGTTTCAATGTGAAACAGCCCTCATCGGGGGAGCCGCCTACGATGCCACCGGCCATCCCCTGCCCGAAGAAACCCTCCGGCTCTGCCAAGCCAGTGACGCCATTATTCTAGGTGCGGTAGGCGGTCCCAAGTGGGATAACCTGGAACCGCATTTGCGGCCGGAGCGGGGGGCCCTGCTGCCCCTGCGTAAGCAACTGGGTCTTTATGCCAACCTCCGTCCGGCCACGGTGAACTTTGCCCTGGCCGATGCTTCTCCCTTAAAATACGATCTGGTGGCTGGTTTAGATATCCTGATTATTAGGGAACTGACCGGCGGTCTGTACTTTGGGGAAAAACGGCGGGAAGACTTGCCCGGCGGCGGTCAGAAAGCGGTGGAAACCCTGGAATACAGCACCGAGGAAGTGGAACGGGTAGTGCGCCTGGCTTTCACCATGGCCCAAAAAAGAGGCAAGAAATTAACCTCGGTGGATAAAGCCAATGTTCTGGAAAGCTCCCGTCTCTGGCGGGAAGTGGTGGAAGAACTGGCTAAGGAATACCCCGATGTGGAGCTAAACCACATGCTGGTGGATAACTGTGCCATGCAGCTGGTGCGCCATCCCAAGCAGTTTGATGTGATGGTGACCGAGAATATGTTTGGCGATATCCTAACGGATTTAGCCTCCCAGCTTACCGGTTCCATCGGTATGCTGCCCTCCGCCAGTATAGGTGGGCAGGTGGCCTTATACGAACCCATCCACGGTTCTGCACCGGATATTGCCGGCAAAAACATAGCCAATCCCATTGCCACCATCCTGTCTGTGGCGATGATGTTGCGTATTTCCTTCCAGTTGGAGGAGGAGGCCGCCGCCATTGAACGGGCGGTGGACAGCGTACTGCAACAGGGCTACCGTACCGGCGACATCATGCAGCCCGGCAAAATCCGCCTGGGCACAGTGGAAATGACCGATGCTATTATCCGGGAACTGGGGGAGCAAGCACAATAG
- the cimA gene encoding citramalate synthase: MSKIGDYQNVIKIYDTTLRDGTQGAGVCLSADDKVKIALRLDKMGFHYIEGGWPGSNPKDMEFFKRIKQHQLKHSVITAFGSTCRPGVAPAEDVNLNSLLEAGVQATAIFGKAWDFHVTKALNTTLEENLRMVRESVAYLKRHGLTVFFDAEHFFDGFKANAAYALSVLRAAAQAGADALVLCDTNGGSLPQEIYEAVTRVAQEMPGLELGIHAHNDGEMAVANTIMAVQAGVTQVQGTVNGLGERCGNANLCSVIPNLTFKMGYQTVPRENLVYLTELSRYVYEQANLSPVANQPYVGESAFAHKGGMHVSALLKEHGTYEHLAPELVGNTRRVLMSELAGISNLLYKYKELNLDKNSPEGRQVLEQLKNLEHRGYQFEAAEGSLELMLRKAMNGYQEPFQLASMRLILEMREQQPIHSEAVIKLRVGDEVVHTAAEGNGPVNALDNALRKALETFYPEVAKMRLSDYKVRVLEEKVGTEAQVRVLIETGNGQKTWGTVGVSTNIIEASWQALADSMAYGLLPENKI; this comes from the coding sequence GTGAGCAAAATTGGGGATTATCAGAACGTAATTAAAATTTACGATACCACCCTGCGGGACGGTACCCAGGGTGCGGGAGTTTGTTTATCCGCCGACGACAAAGTCAAAATAGCCCTGCGGTTGGACAAAATGGGCTTTCATTATATTGAAGGGGGCTGGCCAGGTTCCAACCCCAAGGATATGGAATTTTTTAAGCGCATCAAGCAGCACCAACTGAAGCACTCAGTTATCACGGCCTTTGGCAGTACCTGCCGACCCGGGGTAGCACCGGCCGAGGATGTCAATCTCAATAGCCTTTTAGAGGCTGGGGTGCAGGCAACTGCTATCTTCGGCAAAGCCTGGGACTTTCATGTTACCAAAGCCCTCAACACCACCCTGGAAGAAAACCTGCGTATGGTGCGGGAGTCGGTGGCTTACCTAAAACGCCATGGCCTTACTGTCTTTTTTGATGCGGAACACTTCTTTGACGGTTTTAAGGCCAATGCTGCTTACGCCCTGTCAGTGCTTAGGGCAGCGGCCCAGGCAGGGGCGGATGCTCTGGTGCTCTGTGATACTAACGGAGGCAGCCTGCCCCAGGAAATTTACGAGGCAGTTACCCGGGTAGCCCAGGAAATGCCAGGTCTGGAACTGGGCATCCACGCCCATAATGATGGCGAAATGGCGGTGGCTAACACCATTATGGCCGTACAGGCCGGGGTAACCCAGGTGCAGGGTACAGTTAATGGACTGGGGGAACGCTGCGGTAATGCTAATCTTTGTTCCGTAATACCCAACCTGACCTTTAAAATGGGCTATCAGACCGTACCCAGGGAAAACCTGGTCTACCTAACCGAATTGTCACGCTATGTTTATGAACAGGCCAACCTGAGCCCGGTGGCCAACCAGCCCTATGTGGGGGAAAGTGCCTTTGCCCATAAGGGCGGCATGCACGTTAGTGCCCTGCTTAAGGAACACGGCACCTATGAGCACCTGGCCCCGGAATTGGTGGGCAACACCCGGCGGGTACTCATGTCGGAGCTGGCCGGTATTTCCAATCTGCTCTATAAATATAAGGAGTTAAATTTGGATAAGAACAGCCCGGAAGGGCGGCAAGTGCTGGAGCAGCTAAAAAACCTGGAACACCGGGGCTATCAATTTGAAGCGGCGGAAGGTTCCCTGGAACTAATGCTGCGCAAAGCCATGAACGGCTACCAGGAACCCTTCCAGTTAGCCAGTATGCGCCTAATTCTGGAAATGCGGGAACAACAGCCCATTCACTCCGAGGCTGTGATTAAACTAAGGGTAGGGGATGAAGTGGTACACACCGCTGCCGAAGGTAACGGTCCCGTTAACGCCCTGGACAATGCCTTGCGTAAAGCACTGGAAACCTTTTATCCAGAGGTGGCTAAGATGCGCCTCTCGGACTATAAGGTGCGGGTGCTGGAAGAAAAGGTCGGTACCGAAGCCCAGGTGCGGGTACTTATAGAAACAGGCAACGGCCAAAAAACCTGGGGCACTGTTGGTGTCTCCACTAACATTATCGAAGCCAGTTGGCAAGCCCTGGCTGATAGCATGGCCTACGGCTTACTGCCGGAAAACAAGATATAG
- a CDS encoding CapA family protein has translation MKPYKLAFQVIAFFLVFTLLTIPLSAHLGQRAAASANLLQQEMEQTPVQPLPAKPAQPPAPPPQVTLALVGDILLDSWVGAEIVKQGTDYPWVKVKPILSAADLAIGNLESAVGVGGSPIKGKSFTFRAKPETLQGVANAGIDVVSLANNHVLDYGTAALEETLVNLDLYGIGRTGAGRNIYEALTPVIKEVNGLKVGVISFSRVVPYGWWVAGHEQPGVVSGWDNQLVLDTIKQLDSEVDILLVSMHWGTELADYPAKDQVNLAKAMIDNGADVILGHHSHCLQGIEVYQNKPILYSLGNFVFTSSSLKARTGAIALVTMDQEGVKELQMIPTRLDRGQPQVLEGQSKSAELVRLQNLSKPFGTLIDAEGKYYQ, from the coding sequence TTGAAGCCCTATAAACTGGCCTTCCAGGTAATAGCCTTTTTCTTGGTTTTTACTTTACTGACCATTCCCCTTTCTGCCCATCTGGGACAAAGGGCAGCGGCCTCGGCAAACCTGTTGCAGCAGGAAATGGAGCAAACTCCAGTTCAACCGTTACCGGCGAAACCTGCTCAACCACCTGCGCCACCACCGCAAGTTACCCTGGCCCTGGTGGGTGATATCCTCCTGGACTCCTGGGTGGGTGCGGAGATTGTCAAGCAGGGGACGGACTATCCCTGGGTTAAGGTAAAGCCTATTCTCAGCGCTGCGGATCTGGCCATAGGGAATTTGGAATCTGCGGTGGGAGTGGGTGGCTCCCCCATCAAAGGTAAAAGCTTTACCTTTCGGGCCAAACCGGAAACCCTGCAGGGTGTGGCAAACGCCGGCATCGATGTGGTGAGCTTGGCCAATAACCATGTTCTGGACTATGGCACTGCTGCCCTGGAAGAAACCCTGGTCAACCTGGATCTATACGGCATAGGACGTACCGGTGCCGGCCGCAATATCTATGAAGCCCTGACACCGGTGATCAAAGAAGTAAACGGCCTTAAGGTGGGGGTGATCTCCTTTAGCCGGGTGGTACCCTATGGCTGGTGGGTAGCAGGCCATGAGCAGCCAGGGGTGGTCAGTGGTTGGGATAATCAGTTGGTACTGGACACCATCAAGCAGTTGGACAGTGAAGTGGATATCTTACTGGTATCCATGCACTGGGGTACGGAACTGGCAGATTACCCGGCCAAGGACCAGGTAAACCTGGCCAAAGCCATGATTGACAACGGTGCAGATGTTATTCTGGGCCACCATTCTCACTGTTTGCAAGGGATAGAAGTCTATCAGAACAAACCAATCCTCTACAGCCTGGGAAATTTTGTTTTTACCTCCAGCAGTCTCAAGGCACGCACCGGTGCCATAGCCCTGGTAACCATGGATCAAGAAGGTGTCAAGGAACTGCAGATGATTCCCACCCGCTTGGACCGTGGCCAGCCTCAGGTGTTAGAAGGACAGAGTAAATCTGCGGAACTGGTACGCCTGCAAAACCTATCCAAACCCTTTGGGACACTAATTGATGCCGAGGGAAAATACTACCAATAA
- the cdaA gene encoding diadenylate cyclase CdaA: protein MLEQIKALNLDILNITSLLDIVLVSFVFYRAMKIIQGTRAVQLIKGLVVLLVATTVSSWLHLYTVNWLLEKVMMALVVALPIVFQPELRRALESLGRGKFFARSVTTLKEADISRLANEVVRGVTVLTKNKMGALIIIERVTGLEEYIDTGVKLDGFVSAEFLVNIFIPKTPLHDGAVIIRGDRVAAAACFLPLSENPYLSKELGTRHRAGIGITEVSDALAVIVSEETGAISLAMDGKLDRMLDEATLKQKLTAALETKQQSSLSGVFRRNEP from the coding sequence TTGCTGGAACAAATAAAGGCGCTGAACCTTGATATTTTAAATATTACCAGCCTTTTGGATATTGTCCTGGTTAGCTTTGTTTTTTATCGTGCCATGAAGATTATCCAGGGAACCAGGGCAGTCCAACTCATTAAGGGGCTGGTAGTTTTACTGGTGGCCACCACCGTCAGCAGTTGGCTGCATTTATATACTGTCAACTGGCTGTTGGAGAAGGTGATGATGGCCCTGGTGGTGGCGTTGCCCATTGTCTTTCAGCCAGAGCTGAGACGTGCACTGGAGTCTCTGGGTCGGGGTAAATTTTTTGCCCGTTCCGTTACCACCTTAAAAGAAGCCGATATCAGCCGCCTAGCCAATGAAGTGGTACGGGGCGTTACCGTTCTGACCAAAAACAAAATGGGTGCCCTCATCATCATTGAGCGGGTTACCGGCTTAGAAGAATATATCGATACAGGGGTAAAGTTGGACGGTTTTGTTTCGGCAGAATTCCTGGTCAATATTTTTATTCCTAAAACGCCCTTGCACGACGGTGCTGTGATTATTCGGGGGGATCGGGTGGCCGCCGCTGCTTGTTTTCTGCCTTTATCGGAAAATCCCTACCTTAGCAAAGAGCTGGGTACCCGCCACCGGGCGGGTATTGGCATCACAGAGGTTTCCGATGCCCTGGCTGTCATTGTCTCCGAAGAAACCGGCGCTATCTCTTTGGCCATGGACGGCAAATTAGACCGCATGTTAGACGAAGCTACCCTTAAACAAAAATTAACCGCTGCCTTGGAAACAAAGCAACAGAGCTCTTTAAGTGGCGTATTTAGGAGGAACGAACCATGA
- a CDS encoding YbbR-like domain-containing protein yields the protein MIRLKWNNKTMMLLSVLLAVLMWIYVTNVQNPIKEQEFRVAVDTRGEVPQDITISGLPKTVTVRVQGKNAQLTGIRPADFQAVVDLSNLEEGTNNRPIQITPPSGLQIVQVNPARVDIVADRLMQKQFPVKIVLKGETANGYSVTEPVVQPTAVMVRGASSLLKDINNVEVTVDVTGAKQNIEQTLQVLLPQGLSAVPDRVKVLVPVTRTMPNRTLQITPRYVGNPAEQYQIVKVIPQPATVLVYAPLEVLRDMETIYTESIRIEGISENTVREVRLLVPEGVEEIIPSKVEVTIQVKPKQPVQEPGSTPTTPSTEDTPTGENPHS from the coding sequence ATGATTCGGCTGAAGTGGAACAACAAAACCATGATGCTGTTATCTGTCCTGCTAGCGGTATTGATGTGGATCTACGTGACCAATGTGCAGAACCCTATTAAAGAGCAGGAATTTCGAGTGGCAGTGGATACCAGAGGTGAAGTACCCCAGGATATTACCATCAGTGGCTTGCCCAAAACAGTGACTGTGCGGGTACAGGGTAAGAATGCCCAACTTACAGGTATCCGCCCGGCTGATTTTCAAGCTGTGGTTGATTTGAGCAACCTGGAAGAGGGTACCAACAATCGTCCCATTCAAATAACACCTCCCAGCGGCCTGCAGATTGTCCAGGTTAATCCAGCCAGGGTGGACATTGTGGCAGATCGTTTGATGCAAAAACAGTTCCCCGTTAAAATCGTACTCAAGGGTGAAACGGCCAACGGTTACTCCGTGACAGAACCGGTGGTACAGCCCACTGCAGTGATGGTGCGGGGGGCGTCCAGTTTGCTAAAGGATATCAATAATGTTGAGGTAACTGTGGATGTTACCGGCGCCAAACAGAACATAGAACAAACTCTACAGGTTTTACTGCCCCAAGGTCTTTCGGCAGTACCGGACCGGGTGAAAGTACTGGTTCCAGTAACCAGAACTATGCCCAACCGTACCTTACAGATAACACCTCGCTATGTGGGGAACCCTGCGGAGCAGTATCAAATTGTCAAAGTCATCCCGCAGCCTGCTACCGTCCTGGTATATGCGCCCTTAGAGGTATTAAGAGATATGGAGACTATTTATACTGAATCCATTAGAATTGAGGGTATCAGCGAAAATACAGTAAGAGAAGTTCGCTTGTTGGTGCCTGAGGGAGTGGAGGAGATTATTCCCAGCAAAGTGGAAGTAACCATCCAGGTGAAACCCAAACAGCCTGTTCAGGAACCAGGCTCCACACCCACAACGCCATCAACAGAGGATACACCTACGGGGGAGAATCCTCATTCGTAG